One Chryseobacterium sp. StRB126 genomic region harbors:
- a CDS encoding decaprenyl-phosphate phosphoribosyltransferase — MKKYLKLLRVEQWVKNLFVFVPLFFSGNITNLDLLTKSIFAFIIFSFAASVVYILNDYNDIEADRKHPEKRRRPLASGAISKSTAIGILIGLVIADIAFVGFAQLYFQQPLWKFAIIIAFYVVMNLAYTFRLKHVPIIDIFIIAIGFVLRVLAGGYITGISISQWAILLTFVLALVLAIGKRRGELINAQVSGKTRKALDGYNVQFADIALSISITLAIVCYLMFTLSPEVQARFHERVFYTVVFVVFALLRYLQQTLVYNRTESPTKIVYRDRYIQVTLLLWVATFLIQIYFKK, encoded by the coding sequence ATGAAAAAATATTTAAAACTGCTCCGTGTAGAGCAATGGGTGAAAAACCTTTTTGTATTTGTCCCTCTGTTTTTCTCCGGTAATATTACCAACCTTGATTTACTTACCAAAAGTATCTTTGCTTTTATCATTTTTTCATTCGCTGCAAGTGTTGTTTATATTCTTAATGATTATAATGACATTGAAGCGGACAGGAAACATCCTGAAAAAAGAAGACGTCCACTCGCAAGTGGTGCCATCTCAAAATCTACTGCAATAGGAATCCTCATAGGGCTCGTGATTGCAGATATCGCTTTTGTAGGTTTTGCCCAGTTGTATTTTCAGCAGCCGCTATGGAAATTCGCAATCATTATTGCTTTTTATGTGGTGATGAATCTTGCATACACTTTCAGATTAAAGCATGTTCCAATCATTGATATTTTTATCATTGCCATAGGATTTGTACTGCGGGTTCTGGCGGGTGGTTACATTACCGGGATCAGTATTTCCCAATGGGCGATCTTATTGACTTTTGTTCTGGCATTAGTATTAGCTATCGGGAAAAGAAGAGGAGAGCTTATCAATGCTCAGGTTTCAGGAAAAACAAGAAAAGCATTGGATGGTTATAATGTACAGTTTGCAGACATTGCATTGTCTATATCCATTACACTAGCAATTGTTTGCTATCTGATGTTTACCCTTTCACCGGAAGTACAGGCAAGATTCCATGAAAGAGTATTTTATACCGTAGTTTTCGTTGTATTTGCTCTTCTAAGATATCTGCAGCAGACACTGGTGTACAACAGAACGGAATCTCCTACAAAAATTGTGTACAGAGACCGTTATATACAGGTTACTTTATTACTTTGGGTGGCCACATTTTTAATTCAAATTTACTTTAAGAAATGA
- a CDS encoding FAD-binding oxidoreductase — protein sequence MKPNFTQKVTNWGNYPVVEKEMRSEDSFKNIKEFVLNHNEVIARGNGRCYGDASLGESIFSTKKLNKFISFDRLNGIIECESGVLLSEVLEISVQQGYFLYVTPGTKFVSVGGAIASDVHGKNHHAEGCFSEYVIEFKLMIENGEIITCSREENSEKFWATIGGMGLTGIILTAKFKLKNIESAYIRQESIKADNLDEIFKLFDESESWTYTVAWIDCLQKGKNIGRSILMRGEHAFQHELPQSMAKTPLRLKNKLQPTIPFYFPGFVLNALTVKIFNWLYYKKQSKKEVKNFIDYETFFYPLDAINEWNKIYGKSGFIQYQMVIPKESGKEGMKRILETIANSGNGSFLAVLKLFGKNNPEAYNSFPVEGYTLALDFKVNSKLKKLVEELDSIVQEFGGRIYLTKDSMSRSSLTNYLKNIRSPKFVSLQHKRILNNNNS from the coding sequence ATGAAGCCGAATTTCACACAGAAAGTTACAAACTGGGGTAATTACCCGGTAGTAGAAAAAGAAATGAGATCTGAAGACAGCTTCAAAAACATAAAAGAATTCGTACTCAACCACAATGAAGTTATTGCAAGAGGAAACGGAAGATGTTATGGAGATGCTTCGTTGGGTGAAAGCATATTTTCCACCAAAAAATTAAATAAATTTATCAGCTTTGACCGTTTGAACGGGATTATAGAGTGTGAGTCCGGAGTATTACTCTCGGAGGTGCTTGAAATTTCAGTTCAGCAGGGATACTTCCTGTATGTAACTCCGGGAACAAAATTTGTTTCCGTAGGTGGAGCTATTGCTTCTGATGTACATGGAAAGAATCACCACGCAGAAGGTTGTTTTTCAGAATATGTGATTGAATTTAAACTGATGATTGAGAATGGGGAAATCATTACCTGTTCACGAGAAGAAAATTCAGAAAAGTTCTGGGCTACTATTGGTGGAATGGGACTTACAGGGATCATTCTGACTGCAAAATTTAAGCTTAAAAATATAGAATCTGCTTATATCCGCCAGGAAAGTATCAAAGCAGATAACCTTGATGAGATCTTTAAACTATTTGACGAAAGTGAAAGCTGGACGTATACCGTAGCATGGATTGATTGTCTTCAGAAAGGAAAAAATATAGGTAGAAGTATTCTGATGAGAGGAGAGCATGCTTTCCAGCACGAATTACCCCAGAGTATGGCAAAAACTCCTTTAAGATTAAAGAACAAGTTACAGCCTACTATTCCTTTTTATTTTCCGGGATTTGTATTGAATGCCTTGACAGTAAAAATTTTCAACTGGTTGTATTATAAAAAACAATCCAAAAAAGAAGTTAAGAACTTTATTGATTATGAGACGTTTTTTTATCCTTTAGATGCCATTAATGAATGGAATAAGATCTACGGGAAATCCGGGTTCATACAATATCAGATGGTGATTCCGAAAGAGTCTGGAAAAGAAGGAATGAAAAGAATCCTTGAAACAATCGCCAACAGTGGAAATGGTTCATTCCTCGCCGTGTTGAAACTTTTCGGGAAAAATAACCCGGAAGCTTATAATTCTTTCCCTGTAGAAGGATATACACTGGCACTGGATTTTAAAGTAAATTCAAAGCTTAAAAAACTGGTAGAGGAGTTGGATAGTATTGTTCAGGAGTTTGGAGGAAGAATTTATCTTACCAAAGACAGTATGAGCAGATCCTCATTAACCAATTATCTGAAAAACATTCGAAGTCCTAAATTTGTGTCTTTACAGCACAAAAGAATCTTAAATAACAACAACTCATAA